A segment of the Nitrosospira briensis C-128 genome:
GTAGTGTCAATAAGAACGGCGAGGTAAATGTGGGTATCCCGCCTATTGTATTTGGCGTTCCCATCACTAAAAAAGTGGATATGGGCGCCTCTACCGCCAATGATTTCGCGGGTAAAGGCGAAGCGGCTTCCGCCAACAATTTTACCGGCACGATTACCGTTACCGTGCTTGAAGTGCTGCCGAACCGCAACCTCGTGGTAAGTGGCGAAAAACAACTGTCCATGACGCAGGGCACCGAGTACATCCGTTTCTCCGGCGTAGTCCGTCCCGAGACCGTCATCAATAACATGGTTTCGTCCGTGCAGGTGGCTGACGCAAAAATCGAGTACAAGGCCAACGGCTACATCGATGAGGCACAGACCATGGGCTGGCTCTCGCGCTTTTTCCTGACCGTCTCACCGTTTTAATAAACGCATGAATTATTGCGCCAAAAATTGAATGATTACCGTGGTCCCAGCGATTCCATGATCCCTCCATTCTTCAAGTCTGTCGTTCACTTACTGTCTATTCTGTGGATCGGATGCTGCGCCATGGCGGGCCCGGCACACGCCGAGCGCATCAAGGATCTTGCCTCGGTCCAGGGCATGCGCACAAACCAGCTTGTCGGCTACGGACTGGTTGTGGGACTGGATGGCACCGGCGATCAGACTATCCAGACGCCTTTTACCATACAGACGCTCAACAGCATGCTGATGCAGATGGGCATCAATGTCCCGCCCGGCACCAACATGCGCTTGAGAAACGTGGCTGCCGTAATGGTAACGGCCGTGCTGCCGTCGTTTGCTCAGCCCGGCCAGATTATCGACGTGACGGTTTCCAGCATGGGCAATGCCAGAAGCCTGCGCGGCGGTACATTGCTGATGACGCCGCTCAAGGGTGCTGACGGCGAAGTCTATGGAATGGCTCAGGGTAACTTGCTGGTGGGTGGAATCGGTGCCGCCGCCAGCGGCAGCAAGGTACAGGTAAACCATTTGAATGCCGGACGTATCGCTGGGGGTGCAACGGTCGAACGGGCGGTACCCGTGGTGCTGACCCAGGGCAATGGCATACGGCTCGACCTCAACACCTCCGATTTTTCCAATACCCGGCGAATAGTGGAAGCGATCAACGCCCGCTTCGGCGAGGGTACCGCTTCCGCGCTGGATGGCCGCGCAATCCAGGTGCGCGCACCAGAAGCCAGCGATCAGCGCGTGGCATTTATCGCGGAAGTGGAAAGCATGAATATCAGCACCACGCCGGCTCAGGCGAGGGTTATCGTCAACAGCCGTACCGGCTCGGTGGTCATGAACCAGTCGGCCACGGTTGACGCCTGCGCCATTGCCCACGGGAATTTATCGGTAGTCATCAGCACCGAACCGGTGATCAGCCAGCCCGGACCGTTTTCCAGCGGGCAGACCGTACAGGCGCAGCGCTCGACGATCGAGATCAAGCAGGAGTCGGGGATGCTGACAATGGTTGAAGGTGCATCGCTGGCCGAAGTGGTGAAGGCATTGAATGCTATCGGCGCGACGCCGCAAGACCTGCTGTCGATTCTTCAGGCGATGAAGTCGGCTGGCGCGCTAAGGGCGGAACTGGAGGTCATCTGATGGTTGCTTCGGCTGATCTGTCCACCAAATTCGCCCTGGATGTACAGGCGGTCAACGGGTTACGCATTGCGTCGAAAAAAGACGGTCAGGCCGGTCTTGAAGCCGCAGCCCGGCAGTTTGAAGCCCTGTTCATGAACATGATGCTGAAGGCCATGCGCGATGCCACGCCCCAGGATGATTTGATGGACAGCGAGCAGAGCCGCCTATACACGTCGATGCTCGACCAGCAGCTTTCGCAGAGCATGGCTTCCCGTGGCGTGGGTTTGGCCGATGTCATGATACGGCAATTGCGTGGCGGATTGCCGCCGGAACCGGAACAGGAAACACCTGCCTTGGCTTCCGCTGTCACTGGTCAGCAGTCTGTCGGGAGCTTTCCGCCCTTGGCGCGATTGCAACCTCATCTGCTTACCCCGCAGCGTGCGCAGCCACCTGCCTCCGCAGCCGAACCGCGATTATCGAGTCCATCGGGTCTATTGGCACCGTCGGCAAATCCTCGAGCGGAATCGCTCACTCCGGTAGTGCCTCACCCCGGAGCGCATTCACATGTAATGGAGTTTCAGGCCAGGCTTATGCCGTACGCGCAGCAGGCCAGCCAGGCGACTGGCATACCCGCGCTATTCATGCTGGGACAGGCTGCGCTGGAAAGCGGATGGGGCAAACGCGAGCTTCGCGGGCCGGATGGCGCACCCAGCTATAACCTGTTCGGCGTAAAGGCCGGCGCCAATTGGAAAGGCCCTGTAGTGGAATCCGTAACGACGGAATACGTCAACGGGGTGGCTCGCAAGAGCGTGGAAAAATTCCGCGCTTACAGTTCTTATGCGGATGCCTTCGGCGACTATGCAAACCTGCTGCGCAGCAACCCGCGCTATGCGCAAGTGCTGGCACAGGCGGTGCAAGGCCTTGATGCGGAAAGTTTCGCGCAAGGCCTGCAACAGGCGGGATATGCGACCGACCCGGGTTATGCGGACAAACTGAGCCAGATCATCAGGACCACCCAGTGGTCCGGCGAAGCACCACTGTAAGCGCCACCGCCGATATTTCCCCTCGCTGCCCTGCATACTGCCGGGCCGGATTAAATATTTTTTATCCTGAACCGTTAATATCGCATGCATACCGATAGGAAGATTTGGAGACAATATGGCTAACGGCATTTTTGGTATCGGTCTCAGTGCGCTCAACGCGGCTCAACAAGGATTGCTTGTTTCCGGCCACAACGTCAGCAATGCGGCCACGCCCGGCTACACTCGCCAGCAAATCGTACAGTCGGCCAGCGGCGCGCAAGCCACCGGTAGCGGATTCATCGGCCGGGGCGTGCAGGTCGATACGGTAAAGCGCGTGTATAACCAGTTGCTGGTCAGCCAGGTTGCACAGGCAAAAACGGAATCGGCCCAGCTCGACACCTATTTTGCGCAGATGAGCCAGATAGATGCGCTACTGGCGGACCCAACCGGCCGGCTGGGCCTGGCACCGGCGCTGCAAGATTTTTTCGGTGGCGTGCAAGACGTTGCCACCAATCCATCCGACGTAGCCTCCCGGCAATCCATGCTGTCCAACGCCGAGGTGCTGGTACGGCGTTTCCAGTCGTTGAACGACAGCCTGGACAAGATCCAGGACGGGGTGAACGCACAGATCGAGAATAGCGTCTCGCTCATCAATACGCTGGGTGCGAAAATTGGCGAGCTGAATGCA
Coding sequences within it:
- a CDS encoding flagellar basal body P-ring protein FlgI → MAGPAHAERIKDLASVQGMRTNQLVGYGLVVGLDGTGDQTIQTPFTIQTLNSMLMQMGINVPPGTNMRLRNVAAVMVTAVLPSFAQPGQIIDVTVSSMGNARSLRGGTLLMTPLKGADGEVYGMAQGNLLVGGIGAAASGSKVQVNHLNAGRIAGGATVERAVPVVLTQGNGIRLDLNTSDFSNTRRIVEAINARFGEGTASALDGRAIQVRAPEASDQRVAFIAEVESMNISTTPAQARVIVNSRTGSVVMNQSATVDACAIAHGNLSVVISTEPVISQPGPFSSGQTVQAQRSTIEIKQESGMLTMVEGASLAEVVKALNAIGATPQDLLSILQAMKSAGALRAELEVI
- a CDS encoding flagellar basal body L-ring protein FlgH — protein: MANYRNDDWRAAICREHAGSPMTANIFAARSERLAASLVFMVAILFGLSGCITLPAPASIVQQPLSSRAAQAGIPPANGAIYQAGIQHRPLFEDRRARQVGDTIVIVLNEKTNASKKSNSSVNKNGEVNVGIPPIVFGVPITKKVDMGASTANDFAGKGEAASANNFTGTITVTVLEVLPNRNLVVSGEKQLSMTQGTEYIRFSGVVRPETVINNMVSSVQVADAKIEYKANGYIDEAQTMGWLSRFFLTVSPF
- the flgJ gene encoding flagellar assembly peptidoglycan hydrolase FlgJ; its protein translation is MVASADLSTKFALDVQAVNGLRIASKKDGQAGLEAAARQFEALFMNMMLKAMRDATPQDDLMDSEQSRLYTSMLDQQLSQSMASRGVGLADVMIRQLRGGLPPEPEQETPALASAVTGQQSVGSFPPLARLQPHLLTPQRAQPPASAAEPRLSSPSGLLAPSANPRAESLTPVVPHPGAHSHVMEFQARLMPYAQQASQATGIPALFMLGQAALESGWGKRELRGPDGAPSYNLFGVKAGANWKGPVVESVTTEYVNGVARKSVEKFRAYSSYADAFGDYANLLRSNPRYAQVLAQAVQGLDAESFAQGLQQAGYATDPGYADKLSQIIRTTQWSGEAPL